One genomic region from Thermomicrobium sp. 4228-Ro encodes:
- the murQ gene encoding N-acetylmuramic acid 6-phosphate etherase gives MRYPVEKPSDRASEAEGPDPRVRDLDRLSSQELVDLMLEEEARVVPALQRERVRLAALVDAAAERLERGGRLVYVGAGTSGRLAVLDALECRPTFGLEPGRVVALLAGGMRALHEPVEEAEDDEAAGARDIAALGVGPDDAVLGISASGRTPYVLGALAQARQHGAFVAALVCQCPSPLEQLADLVVAPLVGPEVLAGSTRMKAGTAQKIALTTVSTAVMVRLGRTYGNLMVDVRPVNRKLWWRAVRIVAEVTGLEPEDAARYLERAGGEAKTAILMALTGVDAVQARARLAAAGGRLRPALAPDLPADPSSEPSRSGE, from the coding sequence ATGCGGTATCCAGTCGAGAAACCGAGCGACCGAGCGAGCGAAGCGGAGGGTCCGGACCCGCGCGTGCGCGATCTCGACCGGCTCTCGAGCCAGGAACTCGTCGACCTCATGCTCGAGGAGGAGGCTCGCGTCGTCCCGGCGCTCCAGCGTGAGCGTGTACGGCTCGCTGCGCTCGTCGATGCGGCGGCCGAGCGGCTGGAGCGCGGAGGCCGACTCGTCTACGTCGGCGCGGGGACGTCCGGCCGGCTCGCCGTGCTCGATGCGCTCGAGTGTCGGCCGACCTTCGGCCTGGAGCCGGGGCGCGTCGTGGCGCTCCTGGCTGGTGGGATGCGCGCCCTGCACGAACCGGTCGAGGAAGCCGAGGACGACGAGGCCGCGGGTGCCCGCGACATCGCGGCCCTCGGTGTCGGCCCCGACGACGCGGTGCTCGGCATCAGCGCCAGTGGGCGTACCCCCTACGTGCTCGGTGCGCTCGCCCAGGCGCGCCAGCACGGCGCCTTCGTCGCGGCGCTCGTGTGCCAGTGTCCGTCGCCGCTCGAGCAGCTGGCCGACCTGGTCGTCGCGCCGCTCGTCGGTCCCGAAGTGCTCGCTGGCTCGACGCGTATGAAGGCTGGAACCGCGCAGAAGATCGCGCTCACGACCGTGAGCACCGCGGTCATGGTCCGGCTGGGCCGGACGTACGGCAACCTCATGGTCGACGTGCGACCGGTCAACCGCAAGCTGTGGTGGCGGGCCGTGCGCATCGTCGCAGAGGTGACTGGGCTCGAACCGGAAGACGCGGCCCGCTACCTGGAGCGAGCTGGGGGTGAGGCCAAGACGGCCATCCTGATGGCGCTCACCGGTGTCGATGCGGTGCAGGCGCGTGCCCGGCTCGCTGCGGCAGGCGGTCGCTTGCGCCCGGCACTCGCGCCGGATCTCCCCGCTGACCCCTCGTCCGAGCCGAGCCGGTCCGGCGAGTGA